In Microtus ochrogaster isolate Prairie Vole_2 chromosome 4, MicOch1.0, whole genome shotgun sequence, one genomic interval encodes:
- the Ermn gene encoding ermin: MTDVPGTLSGPECNGDRPPENGQQHISQASEERADADGTQPYYKVEPSLEDLPARRNQEKSGPSKESLLPEEPAENPEENLFVVHKVIKDLSLQEASAEDMAFREGHPWKQIPLSNSGLEVSMQKERIAHRPLEQREDDNTAYQAAEIEWLGFQKSSQVDILHSKCDEEPEVWDEEVNEEDADDCNDDEDEVRVIEFKRKHSEGFQLKEENHPSEDSPLSSPTSQPGTPDEQPVLGKKGDISRNVYSRYNTISYRKIRKGNTKQRIDEFESMMHL; the protein is encoded by the exons ATGACAGATGTTCCTGGGACACTGAGCGGGCCAGAGTGcaatggggacagaccaccagaGAATGGCCAACAGCATATCAGTCAAGCCAGCGAGGAGAGAGCTGATGCGGACGGGACTCAGCCATACTACAAGGTGGAACCCAGTCTTGAAGATTTACCCGCAaggagaaaccaagaaaaaagtgGACCCTCTAAAGAGAGCTTACTACCTGAAGAGCCTGCAG AAAACCCAGAAGAGAACCTCTTTGTTGTTCACAAGGTCATCAAAGACCTTTCTCTCCAAGAAGCAAGTGCTGAGGACATGGCATTCAGAGAAG GGCATCCGTGGAAGCAGATTCCTCTGAGCAACAGTGGCCTGGAAGTGAGTATGCAGAAGGAAAGGATTGCCCACCGACCTCTAGAGCAGAGAGAAGACGACAACACTGCATACCAGGCAGCAGAAATTGAATGGTTGGGGTTCCAGaaatctagtcaagttgacatatTGCATTCTAAATGTGACGAGGAACCAGAAGTTTGGGATGAAGAAGTTAACGAGGAAGACGCTGATGACTGCAATGATGATGAAGACGAAGTTCGAGTCATAGAATTTAAGAGAAAACACAGCGAAGGTTTTCAATTAAAAGAGGAAAACCATCCAAGCGAAGACTCCCCACTGAGCAGCCCCACCTCCCAGCCAGGGACCCCTGATGAGCAGCCCGTGTTAGGAAAGAAGGGAGATATCTCTAGGAATGTTTATTCCAGATACAACACGATATCCTATCGGAAGATCAGGAAAGGGAACACCAAACAGAGAATTGACGAATTCGAGTCGATGATGCACTTGTAA